The stretch of DNA AAACGGCTTCAACAAGTATTTTACAATACGTTGGACAATGCCATCAAATATTCGCTTCATGGCGGCAGGATTTCGGTCACTTTGAAGGAAGAGGCCGATTCTATCGTGTTCCAAGTGACAAACGGCGGAACCGTCATCGATGAAGAAGATATCGGAAGGATCGGGGAACGTTTCTTTCGGACGGATAAAGCGCGGAATCGGACAACCGGCGGAACCGGTCTAGGCCTTTCCATCGTCAAGGAAATCGTCCGTTTACACGGAGGCTCGTTTCAGATTGCGAGCAGCCCCGACAGTGGGACGACAATCACAATTCATTTGCCTGGCATGAACGGGGATGAGGAAGGAGTGAAATAAGGTGAGTCAGCGGCTATTGCATCGTTTATTATTGCTGTCCACTCTTCTACTTATGGCAGGTTGCGGTTCCGAAATGGCTCCCGGCAGAGAACTTGCCTCTTTTTCATTCACAGACCAGGATGGTCGATCATTCGGTACAGACGAATTACAAGGGCATATTTGGGTAGCGAATTTCATCTTTACCAATTGTGAAACGGTCTGCCCTCCGATGACAATGGAGATGGCCTCCTTGCAAAAAATGGCTGAAGAAAATAGCCTGGATATACAATTCGTCACCTTCACGGTCGATCCGGACGTGGATTCTCCCAAAGTACTCAAAAAATACATCCAGCACTTTACGGAAAATGAGTCGAATTGGCATCTGCTGACCGGGTATTCCCAGAAAGAGATCGAGAGATTTGCCTTGGAACAGTTCCAGACCATTGTCCAGAAGCCGAAAACTTCAAATCAGGTCATTCATGGAACGAATTTTTATTTGATTGATCCGAATGGGCGGTTGTTGAAAGAATACAATTTTGCGGACGACTCCTATCAGGAGGACTTGCTGAAAGATATGGAACGTTTGACCCGGTTGGATTCATGAACCGGGTTTTCCTTGATACGATGCGCTCCATTTTTGTATAGTGGACATACA from Bacillus sp. OxB-1 encodes:
- a CDS encoding SCO family protein; translation: MAGCGSEMAPGRELASFSFTDQDGRSFGTDELQGHIWVANFIFTNCETVCPPMTMEMASLQKMAEENSLDIQFVTFTVDPDVDSPKVLKKYIQHFTENESNWHLLTGYSQKEIERFALEQFQTIVQKPKTSNQVIHGTNFYLIDPNGRLLKEYNFADDSYQEDLLKDMERLTRLDS